CTCGCGGGCCGTCTTCTCGGCCTCGGCCGGCGCCTCGGCGACGCCGTTGGCGAAGCCGGGGCCGAGCGGCACGAAGGTCGTGCCGGCGCCAGGCGGCGGCGGTTGCTGGGCCACGGGCTGGCCGTTCGGCCACACGGGCGGCGTGGGGGCCTGCGCCGGGCGGGCCGGCGGCTGGGGTTGCTGGGCCGGCCGCTGGCCCGACGGGATGTACTGATCCCGGCCTGGCAGGGGGCCGAGGCGCACCTCGGTCGCTCCCTCTTGCGGGGGCGTGCCGTCACGCCGCTTGGCGGGGGCGGCTTTCGCGCGCGCCGCCAGAATGGCTCCGATGGCCATGAATGCTCTCTCTCCTCCTCCGGACGCTACCAACGGGGATATCGCCGGAAGAGGAGAGAGAGTTTCTTATCTACGGGTTAAGGTTCGGTAGAGCCCGTGGCCGCCTGCGAACCGGTGGCGGCCTTCGACACCGCGGCCGGCGTGGGACTCGGCGTCGGGACCGGCGTCGGCTCGGGCGTCGGGGGCGGCGGAGTGGGCGTGGCCACCGGCGGTTCGGCCGCGAGCTTCTTCCAGGTGTCCACCTTGTACGACGAGACGAGGTAGACCTTGGGCTCCTCGCCGGTCTTCAAGTAGAAGCCCGACCCGGAAATGGCCTTCTTGCCCACCACGAACGAGTGGAGGACCTTCTTGCCCGCGTGTATCTTCACTTCCACCGAGGGCGACGCGAACTCGTACATCGTGTCGTCCTTGGGCTTTTCGTCCACGACTCGGTCGACCATCATGCGCTTGAAGTCCGACCAGGCCGAGTCCCACTGGTAGGTCAGGCCGAGATCCGGCTTGTCCTCCTTGTGCCACGTGGGCTGCGGGGGCGTGGCGAGCGGATCGGGGGTGGGCGAGTCGGTGGCCGAGCCCGTGGGCTTGGGCGTCGGCTTGGGCGGGACCTTCACGAAGACCACCGAGTCGGTGCCGGCCTTGACCTCGATGCGGTCGATCGGCTGCGCCTGCATGTCCGACAGGTTCCAGGCATACGTGGTCCGGTCGTCGCCGGCACTCTCCGGTTTCGGGCGCTCTACGAAGTAGATGTAGGCGCCGAGTCCGGCGAGCACGGCTGCAAGAATGGCCGTTGATTGCCACTTCATGGCTGCTGTTCTCTCCTGTGGTTGCTATGAACGATCAGCGACGGCGCCACCAGACCAGCAGGCCGATGGCCAGCAGGGCGATGGGCGGGAAGGCCACGGTGCCGAGCCCCAGGTAAGCCTGGGTGCGCCCGAGGAGTTCCACGGTGCGCGACTCGGTGTTCTTGGGCGCGATCGAGATCAGCGCGTCCTCTTCGGCGAGCCAGTTCATCGCGGCGAGGAAGAAGTCGCCGTTGGCGAAACGCTGGGCGAACTGGTTTGACGCGAAGAACGCCGAACCGATGGCCACGATGCGGCCCTTGAGCTCCTTCTCCTTGGGCGTGGCCGAGTCGGTCGCCGCGGGATCGGGCGGGGCCATGGTCTTGCTGGTCGTCGTGATGGCGACGGCGACCTTGAGCGGGCCGCGCAGGTCGCGTTTCTCGTCGAACTCGCGCTGCAGGACCTCCGCGCCGAGGTCCTTCTCGAAGGCGCGGCCCTGGGCCCGGTCGGACGTCTCGGCCAGGGCCTCGACGTTGACTCCCTCCGGCTTCTGGTCGGCGATCTTGAACGACCGCGCCTGCGGGAAGACCGTGGCGAGGCGGTTGTTCTGGAATGACTGCGTGATCGAGTGGTACGGGTACTTCAGAACCGCCGGGAACAGCGGGTTGAAGTTGTAGGTGTACGCGCCGTCCATCTCGAGGATCACGTTCTTGTCGGGCGTGACCGCGTAGTTGTCGGCCAGCCACTTCTCGAGGCCCACGCCCGAGCCGGCATGGAGCGTCACCAGGACCTTGCCGCCGCGCTTGACGTAAGTCGTCAGCAGGCCCACTTCGCGCTCGTCGAGCGGCTTGCGGGGCGCGGCGACCACCAAGGCGGCCGCGTCCTCGGGGATCGCCTTGAGACCCAGCGTCGCCAGGCGCTCTATCTTGTAGTTCTGCTTCTCGAGGGCCTGCTTGAGCTGGCCCATACCTTCGGGGCCGAACGACTCGGGATCCGCCTCGCCGTGGCCCTCCAGCCAGTACAGGCGCTTCTGCACGTTGCGGGTGGCCTTGAGCAAAGCAGACGTGAAGTCCTGCTCGTTGTAGCCGGTGACCGAGGTCACCGCGCCCTTGTGCTCGAGGGCGATGGTCCCCAGGCGGATGGTGCCGCCCTCCATGACCTTGCTCTGCTGGTCCTTGGGCAGCGACTCGACGAACTTGAGGACCTCGCCCGGGTTGCGGTCGGCGTCGATGGCCTTGAACTCGACCTTGCTGGAATCGACGTAGGCGTACTCCTGCCACAGATCCTTGTTTTGCTGGGCGGAGCGGTCG
The DNA window shown above is from Candidatus Tanganyikabacteria bacterium and carries:
- a CDS encoding DUF4340 domain-containing protein, which translates into the protein MKWQSTAILAAVLAGLGAYIYFVERPKPESAGDDRTTYAWNLSDMQAQPIDRIEVKAGTDSVVFVKVPPKPTPKPTGSATDSPTPDPLATPPQPTWHKEDKPDLGLTYQWDSAWSDFKRMMVDRVVDEKPKDDTMYEFASPSVEVKIHAGKKVLHSFVVGKKAISGSGFYLKTGEEPKVYLVSSYKVDTWKKLAAEPPVATPTPPPPTPEPTPVPTPSPTPAAVSKAATGSQAATGSTEP
- a CDS encoding GldG family protein, whose protein sequence is MSQNPQQPPVSGAAKLLDVAINLVGILAILLMLVAVLGSTPQAAALKIPASAVDPARNAGWVCIGLYILGSAWQSRDWLAKVWSRERTQSGTNLLVQVVLAVAIIGAVNYIGTRNHKRWDVTENKQFSLSEQTKKVIKELPGKIKVTMFVSPTDRSAQQNKDLWQEYAYVDSSKVEFKAIDADRNPGEVLKFVESLPKDQQSKVMEGGTIRLGTIALEHKGAVTSVTGYNEQDFTSALLKATRNVQKRLYWLEGHGEADPESFGPEGMGQLKQALEKQNYKIERLATLGLKAIPEDAAALVVAAPRKPLDEREVGLLTTYVKRGGKVLVTLHAGSGVGLEKWLADNYAVTPDKNVILEMDGAYTYNFNPLFPAVLKYPYHSITQSFQNNRLATVFPQARSFKIADQKPEGVNVEALAETSDRAQGRAFEKDLGAEVLQREFDEKRDLRGPLKVAVAITTTSKTMAPPDPAATDSATPKEKELKGRIVAIGSAFFASNQFAQRFANGDFFLAAMNWLAEEDALISIAPKNTESRTVELLGRTQAYLGLGTVAFPPIALLAIGLLVWWRRR